The Bradyrhizobium diazoefficiens genome contains the following window.
GATTCACTTATACAATTTTCGTCAGCTCCGAGCCTTCTCCGCGTCCACCGCCTGCCAGCCGATGTCGCGGCGGCAGAAGCCGTCCGGCCAGTTGATGCGGTCGACGGCCTGATAGGCGCGGGCCTGCGCCTCGGTCACGGTCGCCCCCAACGCGCAGACATTGAGCACGCGGCCGCCATTGGCGAGGATGGCGCCATCCTTCGCAACCGTGCCGGCGTGAAAAATCTCGACGGTGTCGACTTTCGCCGCGTCATCGAGCCCCTCGATCCGCGTGCCCTTCCGGTAGTCGCCGGGATAGCCCTTCGCCGCCATCACCACCGTCAGCGCGGATTCCGGATACCAGCGAAGGTCAAAGTTCTTCAGCTGACCATCGCAGGAGGCGAGGAACGCCGGCACGATGTCGGACATCATCCGCAGCATCAGCACCTGGCACTCGGGATCGCCGAAGCGGACGTTGAACTCGAACAGTTTTGGGCCCTGCGTCGTCAGCATGATGCCGGCGTAGAGAATGCCGCGGAACGGCGTGCCACGGCTCTTCATGCCGGCGACCGTCGGCAGAATGATCCTGGCCATGATCGCGTCGTGGATCGCCGGCGTCACCAGCGGCGTCGGCGAATAGGCGCCCATGCCGCCGGTGTTCGGCCCGACATCGTGATCGAACACGCGCTTGTGGTCCTGCGCTGAGGCCAGCGGAATGGCGGTCTCGCCGTCGCAGAGCGCGAAGAAGCTGATCTCGCGGCCCGGCAGAAATTCCTCGATCACGACTTCAGTGCCGGCCTCGCCGAACGCGCCCTCGAACATCATGGCGATGGCGTCCTCGGCCTCGCGCACGGTCTTGGCGACGACGACGCCCTTGCCGGCGGCCAGCCCATCGGCCTTCACCACGATCGGCGCGCCCTGGCTTTGCACATAGGCGCGCGCATCATCGGCGTTGGTGAAACGCTTGTAGGCGCCGGTCGGAATGCCGAATTCGGTGCACAGCGCCTTGGTGAAACCCTTGGAGCTTTCGAGCTGGGCGGGGATCTTGTTCGGGCCAAACGCCTTGATGCCAGCGGCGGTGAGATCATCGACGATGCCGGCCGCCAGCGGCGTCTCCGGACCCACGACCACGAGCTCGACGGCGTTCTGCTTGCAGAAGGCGATCACGGCGGCATGGTCGGCCACATCGAGCGCCACGCATTCCGCCTCGCGCGCGATGCCGGCATTGCCGGGCGCGCACCAGAATTTGGTCACCAGGGGAGAAGCCGCGATCTTCCACGCCAGAGCATGTTCGCGGCCGCCGGAACCGAGCAGGAGAATGTGCATCGAAGGCTCAGAATGAGGGGTTTTGCTGGGGCGGAGGTCGCATGAATCGGGGTGGGGCTCAAGGGGGCTGGGGGCGGACTCCCCGGGCATTCCGGGGTGGGACGTCGAGCCGCTCTCCCCCTGGAAGGGTTCGGGCGAGCTACGCTCGTCCCCGCAGACAAGCTGGCGCCAGGAAGCGCGTCGGCTAGTCCCGATTGTCTCCCTGCGTCCCACGCGGATCAATCCCGATTGGAGGCGCGTTATCGCGTCCAGCAACGGACTATCCGAGGCCGTGGTCAGCGAGACAGGGAATGTATCAGTGCGAAAAAGTGGCGCGCGGCGGTAGCGCCTCGCTCCCGGACCGACCGGTGCCAGCGAGGCCCGGCGGCACGCCGCTGTTCGCAGCAAGCCTGCGAAACACAGGGATTGCCATACGGTTGCAAGTAGCGATCGACGGAAGCCTTACGTTCCGCCGGATTCAGCCAGAATTGGGAGCGCGCGGACGCTGGATCGTCGCAGTGTTGGAAAGACGTGCGCAGACGGCGCACGCTTTTCCTTCATCGTTCAAAATCCCCAGGGCTTCGCGGATGATTGGTCCTTAGTTGGACCCTTGGTGGCCATCATCGTCCCCAGCAATGCGCCTGCTCTTGCAGAAGCTCGGATCCACTGCACTTGCCTGATAGTCGAGAGGACCGTCGACTTCGTCTTTAAATTTCACGAGGACATCAGGGCAGACCGCTTCCCGCGTCTCGAGATTGCCGCCGCAGCTCCAGTTGGCGGCGTCGTTGACGTTGCCCGTGCCCTTGTACTTCGCGGTTTGCGGATACGGGCACAGCGGCCGCGACAGCGCCGGAGCGAGGCTTTGACCAATCACCTGGTCCGGAGCCACACCCTTCTCGACCCAATTGACCAGAGCTGCGAAGTCGGCGCCGTTTTGCGGCCAGGGGCCCGTGGTCCCGAGGCTGAAGATCGGTGCGCCGCAGTGGCCGACGCCGGGC
Protein-coding sequences here:
- the purD gene encoding phosphoribosylamine--glycine ligase, with amino-acid sequence MHILLLGSGGREHALAWKIAASPLVTKFWCAPGNAGIAREAECVALDVADHAAVIAFCKQNAVELVVVGPETPLAAGIVDDLTAAGIKAFGPNKIPAQLESSKGFTKALCTEFGIPTGAYKRFTNADDARAYVQSQGAPIVVKADGLAAGKGVVVAKTVREAEDAIAMMFEGAFGEAGTEVVIEEFLPGREISFFALCDGETAIPLASAQDHKRVFDHDVGPNTGGMGAYSPTPLVTPAIHDAIMARIILPTVAGMKSRGTPFRGILYAGIMLTTQGPKLFEFNVRFGDPECQVLMLRMMSDIVPAFLASCDGQLKNFDLRWYPESALTVVMAAKGYPGDYRKGTRIEGLDDAAKVDTVEIFHAGTVAKDGAILANGGRVLNVCALGATVTEAQARAYQAVDRINWPDGFCRRDIGWQAVDAEKARS